A window of Candidatus Pantoea floridensis contains these coding sequences:
- the secF gene encoding protein translocase subunit SecF: protein MAQEYSIEQLNHGRKVVDFMRWDRLAFIISGLLIVASIAIVGVRGFNWGLDFTGGTVIEINLEKPADLDALREGLVKAGFEEPLVQNFGSSRDVMVRMPPATGNAGTELGNKVLASISQTTQQNATVKRVEFVGPSVGSDLAQAGAMALLSALIAILIYIGFRFEWRLALGTVLALAHDVIITCGILSLAHVEIDLTIVASLMSVIGYSLNDKIVVSDRIRENFRKIRRGSSYDITNVSLTQTLSRTLITSLTTLAMILILFVFGGALLKGFSLTMLIGVTIGTISSIYVSSALALKLGMKREHMLVQKVEKEGADQPSILP from the coding sequence GTGGCACAGGAATATAGTATTGAGCAGCTCAATCACGGGCGTAAAGTCGTCGACTTTATGCGCTGGGATCGGCTGGCTTTCATCATCTCCGGTTTGCTGATTGTGGCGTCTATTGCCATCGTTGGTGTGCGAGGCTTCAACTGGGGCCTCGACTTTACCGGCGGAACGGTGATTGAGATTAACCTGGAAAAACCGGCGGATCTGGATGCGCTGCGTGAAGGGCTGGTGAAGGCGGGCTTTGAAGAGCCGCTGGTGCAGAACTTTGGCAGCAGCCGCGACGTGATGGTGCGTATGCCGCCAGCCACCGGCAATGCCGGTACGGAACTGGGTAATAAAGTGCTGGCATCCATCAGTCAGACTACGCAACAGAACGCCACCGTGAAGCGTGTCGAGTTCGTTGGACCCAGCGTGGGTAGCGATCTGGCGCAGGCCGGCGCAATGGCGCTGCTGTCGGCACTGATTGCGATTCTGATCTACATCGGCTTCCGCTTTGAGTGGCGTTTAGCGCTCGGTACCGTGCTGGCGCTGGCGCACGACGTGATTATCACCTGCGGCATTTTGTCGCTGGCGCATGTTGAGATCGATTTGACCATTGTCGCTTCACTGATGTCGGTGATTGGTTACTCGCTTAACGATAAGATCGTGGTATCTGACCGTATTCGTGAGAACTTCCGCAAGATTCGTCGCGGTTCCTCTTACGACATTACTAACGTGTCGCTTACCCAAACGCTGAGCCGTACGTTGATCACCTCACTCACCACGCTGGCGATGATCCTGATTCTGTTCGTGTTTGGTGGTGCGTTGCTGAAAGGCTTCTCACTGACCATGCTGATCGGTGTCACCATCGGTACCATTTCGTCCATCTACGTTTCTTCAGCGCTGGCGCTGAAACTCGGTATGAAGCGCGAACACATGCTGGTGCAGAAAGTGGAAAAAGAGGGCGCCGATCAGCCTTCTATTCTGCCTTAA
- the secD gene encoding protein translocase subunit SecD, with amino-acid sequence MLNRYPLWKYIMLVVVILVGLLYALPNLYGEDPAVQITGARGGAASEQTLDQIQTVLKQDNIESKSLALENGAILARFSTQDVQLRARDAITTALGEDYVVALNLAPATPRWLTMLAAEPMKLGLDLRGGVHFLMEVDMDTALGKLQEQNADSLRSDLRDKSIPYTTVNKIANYGVEVRFRDGASRDAAISYLSSRHRDLVISSVGSDTLRAVMSDARLSEAREYAVQQNITILRNRVNQLGVAEPLVQRQGSDRIVVELPGIQDTARAKEILGATATLEFRLVNTSVDPSAAASGRVPGDSEVKKTREGQPVVLYKRVILTGDHITDSTSSMDEYNQPQVNISLDGAGGNMMSNFTKDNIGKPMATLFVEYKDSGKKDANGRAILVKQEEVINVANIQSRLGNSFRITGISNPNEARQLSLLLRAGALIAPIQIVEERTIGPTMGQQNITQGLEACLWGLIASIIFMVVFYKKFGLIATSALLCNLVLIVGIMSLLPGATLTMPGIAGIVLTLAVAVDANVLINERIKEELRNGRSVQQAIHEGYKGAFSSIVDANVTTLIKVIILYAVGTGSIKGFAITTAIGIATSMFTAIVGTRAIVNLVYGGKRINKLSI; translated from the coding sequence GTGTTAAACCGTTATCCTTTGTGGAAGTACATCATGCTGGTCGTCGTGATTCTCGTCGGCCTGCTCTATGCGCTTCCTAACCTTTATGGTGAGGATCCGGCCGTTCAGATCACTGGTGCGCGCGGTGGCGCCGCCAGTGAGCAAACGTTGGATCAGATCCAGACCGTATTAAAACAAGACAATATTGAGAGCAAATCTCTTGCTCTGGAAAATGGTGCCATTCTGGCCCGTTTTTCTACTCAGGATGTGCAGCTGCGCGCGCGTGATGCAATCACCACCGCGCTGGGCGAAGACTACGTTGTGGCACTCAACCTCGCGCCGGCCACGCCACGCTGGCTGACCATGCTGGCCGCAGAACCGATGAAACTCGGTCTTGATCTGCGCGGCGGCGTTCACTTCCTGATGGAAGTGGATATGGATACCGCGCTGGGCAAACTGCAAGAGCAGAATGCCGACAGCCTGCGCAGTGATCTGCGCGACAAAAGCATTCCGTATACTACCGTTAACAAAATCGCGAACTATGGCGTAGAAGTGCGTTTCCGTGACGGCGCTAGCCGTGACGCGGCAATCAGCTATTTGTCATCCCGTCATCGCGATCTGGTGATTTCGAGCGTTGGCAGCGATACGCTGCGTGCCGTCATGAGCGATGCGCGTCTGAGCGAAGCGCGTGAGTATGCGGTTCAGCAGAACATCACTATCCTGCGTAACCGTGTGAACCAGCTTGGTGTCGCCGAACCGCTGGTGCAGCGTCAGGGTTCTGACCGCATCGTGGTGGAGCTACCGGGTATTCAGGATACCGCGCGCGCCAAAGAGATTCTGGGTGCAACCGCGACGCTGGAGTTCCGTCTGGTTAACACCAGCGTAGACCCAAGCGCGGCGGCAAGCGGCCGTGTGCCGGGCGATTCAGAAGTGAAGAAGACGCGTGAAGGGCAGCCCGTGGTGCTGTACAAACGTGTGATTCTGACCGGTGACCACATCACCGATTCCACTTCAAGCATGGATGAGTACAACCAGCCGCAGGTGAACATTTCGCTGGATGGCGCGGGCGGCAATATGATGTCGAACTTCACTAAGGACAACATCGGTAAACCGATGGCGACCCTGTTTGTGGAGTACAAAGACAGCGGTAAGAAAGATGCCAACGGCCGTGCCATTTTGGTGAAACAGGAAGAAGTGATTAACGTGGCGAACATTCAGTCGCGCCTCGGCAATAGCTTCCGTATCACCGGCATCAGCAATCCAAACGAAGCACGCCAGCTGTCGCTGCTGCTGCGCGCGGGTGCGTTGATTGCGCCGATCCAGATTGTAGAAGAGCGTACCATCGGTCCAACCATGGGCCAGCAGAACATCACACAAGGCCTTGAAGCCTGCCTGTGGGGTTTGATCGCCTCTATCATCTTTATGGTGGTGTTCTACAAGAAGTTTGGTCTTATCGCGACCAGCGCACTGCTGTGTAACCTGGTGCTGATTGTCGGCATCATGTCACTGCTGCCAGGCGCGACGCTCACCATGCCGGGTATTGCCGGTATTGTGTTGACGCTGGCGGTGGCGGTCGATGCTAACGTGTTGATTAACGAACGTATTAAAGAAGAGTTGCGTAACGGACGCTCGGTACAGCAGGCGATTCATGAGGGCTATAAAGGCGCCTTCTCCAGTATCGTCGACGCCAACGTCACCACGCTGATTAAAGTCATCATTCTTTATGCGGTCGGTACCGGTTCAATCAAAGGCTTTGCGATTACCACCGCTATCGGTATCGCAACCTCGATGTTTACCGCTATCGTCGGCACCCGTGCCATCGTTAACCTGGTGTACGGCGGCAAACGCATCAACAAGCTGTCTATCTGA
- a CDS encoding DUF3251 domain-containing protein produces MTIRRFMVPAALSMLVLSGCSSTPVSPQVKELHQEVSQLNQQMRKLTNQATALEIQGQLNSQSTQGAWLLPQANTPVELQTQLGKLRLSLTQVAGEANGSRANLNIRATDDQPIPALRATVVWGEMDPASGKPLNAESLSQTIEVPASLMPRSTVTVPLRLSGLAPDQLGYVRVHDVERPAANTITP; encoded by the coding sequence ATGACGATCAGGAGGTTTATGGTGCCAGCGGCGCTCTCAATGCTGGTGCTAAGTGGTTGCAGTTCAACGCCGGTTTCACCGCAGGTCAAAGAGTTGCATCAGGAAGTGAGTCAGCTTAATCAACAGATGCGCAAGCTGACGAATCAGGCAACGGCACTGGAAATTCAGGGACAGCTGAACAGCCAGTCGACGCAAGGCGCATGGCTGTTACCGCAGGCAAACACGCCGGTGGAGTTGCAAACACAGCTCGGCAAGCTGCGTTTATCGCTTACTCAGGTGGCGGGTGAAGCCAACGGCAGTCGTGCCAACCTCAATATCCGCGCCACCGATGACCAGCCGATTCCGGCGCTGCGCGCTACCGTTGTCTGGGGTGAAATGGATCCGGCCAGCGGCAAACCGCTTAATGCAGAGAGTCTTAGCCAGACCATCGAAGTTCCGGCTAGCTTGATGCCGCGTAGCACGGTGACCGTACCGCTGCGGCTGAGCGGCTTAGCGCCGGATCAGCTCGGCTACGTACGCGTGCACGATGTTGAGCGTCCCGCGGCGAACACCATCACGCCCTGA
- the thiL gene encoding thiamine-phosphate kinase codes for MSCGEFELIARYFNRVTSSRRDVEKGIGDDCALLNVPEKQTLAISTDTLVAGVHFLRDIHPADLGYKAVAVNLSDLAAMGADPAWLTLALTLPEIDESWVAAFSDSLFELLDYYDMQLIGGDTTRGPLSMTLGIHGLVPVGRALKRSGAKPGDWIFVTGTLGDSAAGLSLLQHRHRLNDPAVHEALIKRHLRPMPRVLQGQALRGLATSAIDISDGLIADLGHVLTASRVGARLNLDALPLSPALRDHFEPELVLQWALSGGEDYELCFTVPEVNRGALDVALGHFGVPYTCIGQIAPESEGLNLLENGKPRSVNLKGFDHFASK; via the coding sequence ATGTCTTGTGGTGAATTCGAACTGATCGCACGTTACTTTAACCGCGTCACCAGCTCCCGCCGCGATGTGGAGAAAGGAATTGGTGATGACTGCGCGTTACTCAACGTGCCAGAAAAACAGACTCTCGCCATCAGTACCGATACGCTGGTAGCGGGCGTCCACTTCTTACGTGACATCCATCCTGCCGATCTCGGCTACAAAGCCGTTGCCGTCAACCTCAGCGATTTAGCCGCCATGGGCGCCGATCCTGCCTGGCTAACGCTGGCGTTAACGCTGCCCGAGATCGATGAAAGTTGGGTGGCTGCCTTTAGCGATAGCCTGTTTGAGCTGCTGGATTATTACGATATGCAGCTGATTGGCGGTGATACCACGCGCGGCCCGCTGAGTATGACGCTCGGCATTCATGGCCTGGTGCCGGTGGGCAGGGCACTGAAACGCTCTGGTGCCAAGCCAGGCGACTGGATCTTCGTCACCGGTACGCTGGGCGATAGCGCTGCTGGTTTATCGCTGCTACAGCATCGCCATCGCCTGAACGATCCTGCGGTGCACGAAGCGTTGATTAAGCGCCATCTGCGTCCGATGCCGCGCGTACTGCAAGGGCAGGCGCTGCGCGGTTTGGCGACCTCGGCGATCGATATTTCAGATGGTTTGATTGCCGATCTCGGGCATGTGCTGACCGCCAGCCGCGTGGGTGCTCGCCTTAATCTTGACGCGTTACCGCTTTCTCCGGCGCTGCGCGACCACTTCGAACCTGAGCTGGTGCTGCAATGGGCGCTGAGCGGTGGCGAAGATTACGAGCTGTGCTTTACCGTGCCCGAAGTTAACCGTGGCGCGCTTGACGTGGCGCTCGGTCATTTTGGCGTGCCTTATACCTGCATTGGCCAAATTGCTCCGGAATCAGAAGGGCTGAACCTGCTGGAGAACGGTAAGCCGCGCAGCGTCAATCTAAAAGGATTTGATCACTTTGCTAGCAAGTAA
- the nusB gene encoding transcription antitermination factor NusB has product MKPAARRRARECAVQALYSWQLSKNDIADVEYQFLAEQDVKDVDISYFRELLAGVATNSAYLDGLMKPYLSRQLEELGQVEKAILRISLYELSKRSDVPYKVAINEGIELAKVFGAEDSHKFVNGVLDKAAPQIRPNKK; this is encoded by the coding sequence GTGAAACCTGCTGCTCGTCGTCGCGCCCGTGAGTGCGCTGTTCAGGCGCTTTACTCCTGGCAGCTGTCTAAGAACGACATTGCCGATGTGGAATACCAGTTTCTGGCGGAACAAGACGTCAAAGACGTCGATATTAGCTATTTCCGCGAATTGCTGGCCGGTGTGGCGACTAACAGCGCGTACCTGGACGGTCTGATGAAGCCTTACCTGTCGCGTCAGCTGGAAGAGCTGGGCCAGGTAGAAAAAGCCATCCTGCGTATTTCGCTGTATGAGCTGAGCAAGCGTTCTGATGTGCCTTACAAAGTGGCCATCAACGAAGGCATTGAGTTGGCCAAAGTGTTTGGTGCTGAAGACAGCCACAAATTCGTCAACGGTGTCCTCGACAAAGCTGCCCCGCAAATTCGACCCAATAAAAAATAG
- the nrdR gene encoding transcriptional regulator NrdR — translation MHCPFCSAVDTKVIDSRLVSEGSSVRRRRQCLVCHERFTTFEVAELVMPRVVKSNDVREPFNEDKLSSGMIKALEKRPVSADAVESAVNHIKTQLRATGEREVPSALIGNLVMDELKKLDKVAYIRFASVYRSFEDIRDFGEEIARLQD, via the coding sequence ATGCATTGCCCATTCTGCTCCGCTGTGGACACCAAAGTGATTGATTCGCGTCTGGTCAGTGAAGGCTCTTCGGTGCGCCGCCGCCGCCAGTGTTTGGTGTGTCACGAGCGTTTTACCACCTTTGAAGTGGCTGAACTGGTGATGCCGCGCGTAGTGAAAAGCAACGATGTACGTGAACCCTTCAACGAAGATAAGCTCAGCAGCGGCATGATCAAGGCGCTGGAAAAACGCCCAGTGAGCGCCGATGCGGTGGAAAGCGCGGTAAATCATATTAAAACCCAGCTGCGTGCCACCGGCGAACGTGAAGTACCCAGTGCCCTGATTGGTAATCTGGTAATGGATGAGCTGAAAAAGCTCGATAAAGTCGCTTACATCCGCTTTGCCTCGGTCTACCGCAGCTTTGAAGATATTCGCGATTTTGGCGAAGAGATTGCCCGTTTACAGGATTAA
- the ribD gene encoding bifunctional diaminohydroxyphosphoribosylaminopyrimidine deaminase/5-amino-6-(5-phosphoribosylamino)uracil reductase RibD — protein MTDERYMARALELARRGRFTTTPNPNVGCVIVRAGEIVGEGWHQRAGEPHAEVHALRMAGERAKGATAYVTLEPCSHHGRTPPCCDALIAAGVTRVVAAMQDPNPQVAGRGLYRLQQAGIDVSHGVMINEAEALNRGFLKRMRTGFPWIQLKLGASLDGRTAMASGESQWITSAAARRDVQRLRAQSSAILSTSATVLADNPSLTVRWNELSADVRARLDENQLRQPVRVVIDSQQRVTPQHSLIDQPGETWLMRSEPDRQTWPASVTQIAVPQRGEQLDLVAMMMLLGQRQINSVWVEAGASLAGALLQAGLVDELIVYMAPKLLGNAARGLCELPGLEQLTDAPALNYSDVRRVGEDLRLTLTPALTACGKA, from the coding sequence ATGACTGACGAACGCTACATGGCGCGCGCGCTGGAACTGGCGCGCCGCGGACGCTTTACCACCACGCCTAATCCCAACGTTGGCTGCGTGATTGTGCGCGCGGGCGAGATTGTCGGCGAAGGCTGGCATCAGCGCGCGGGCGAACCGCATGCGGAAGTGCACGCGCTACGTATGGCGGGCGAACGTGCCAAAGGCGCAACCGCCTATGTCACCCTGGAACCTTGTAGCCATCATGGACGCACGCCGCCCTGTTGCGATGCGCTGATTGCCGCAGGCGTCACACGCGTGGTCGCCGCGATGCAGGATCCCAATCCGCAGGTGGCGGGGCGCGGACTGTATCGTTTACAGCAGGCGGGCATTGATGTCAGCCATGGCGTCATGATCAACGAAGCGGAAGCGCTGAATCGCGGTTTTCTGAAACGCATGCGCACCGGCTTCCCGTGGATTCAGCTGAAACTTGGCGCATCCCTTGATGGGCGCACCGCGATGGCGAGCGGCGAGAGTCAATGGATCACCTCGGCAGCGGCACGGCGCGATGTGCAACGTCTGCGCGCCCAGAGTTCAGCTATCCTTAGCACCAGCGCCACCGTGTTAGCCGACAATCCCTCGCTGACGGTGCGCTGGAATGAACTGAGTGCCGATGTCCGTGCACGACTCGATGAAAACCAGCTGCGTCAGCCGGTGCGGGTGGTGATCGACAGCCAACAGCGCGTTACGCCGCAGCATAGTTTGATCGACCAGCCCGGCGAAACCTGGCTGATGCGCAGCGAACCCGATCGCCAAACGTGGCCTGCTAGCGTTACCCAGATTGCGGTGCCGCAACGCGGCGAACAGCTCGATTTGGTCGCCATGATGATGTTGCTCGGCCAGCGCCAGATTAACAGCGTTTGGGTCGAAGCGGGTGCCAGCTTAGCCGGCGCGCTGCTGCAGGCGGGGCTGGTGGATGAGTTGATCGTGTATATGGCACCGAAGCTGCTGGGCAACGCCGCGCGTGGCCTGTGCGAGCTGCCCGGACTGGAACAATTGACGGATGCGCCCGCCCTGAATTATAGCGATGTGCGCCGGGTCGGCGAAGACCTGCGCTTAACGCTAACCCCCGCGTTGACAGCGTGCGGAAAAGCCTGA
- the lysM gene encoding peptidoglycan-binding protein LysM — protein sequence MGLFDFVKEAGEKLWDAVSGGDDASKKLQDHINKLGLPDSDKVKVNVQGDTVTVSGDGVSQELKEKILVAAGNVAGITKVDDQVKTTDSATPAEFYTVKKGDTLSAVSKAVYGNPNEYNKIFEANKPMLTHPDKIYPGQVLRIPK from the coding sequence ATGGGTCTGTTCGATTTCGTGAAAGAAGCTGGAGAAAAACTGTGGGATGCCGTCAGTGGCGGCGATGATGCGAGTAAGAAACTGCAGGATCACATCAATAAACTGGGTTTACCCGACAGCGATAAAGTGAAGGTGAATGTGCAAGGCGACACCGTTACGGTCAGCGGCGATGGCGTTTCCCAGGAGCTGAAAGAGAAGATTCTGGTAGCGGCGGGGAACGTGGCAGGGATTACTAAAGTAGACGATCAGGTAAAAACCACCGATTCCGCCACGCCAGCCGAATTCTACACGGTGAAAAAAGGCGATACCTTGAGTGCGGTATCAAAAGCCGTCTACGGAAATCCTAATGAATACAACAAGATTTTCGAAGCAAACAAGCCAATGCTGACGCATCCTGATAAGATCTATCCAGGTCAGGTTTTACGCATTCCCAAATAA
- the ribH gene encoding 6,7-dimethyl-8-ribityllumazine synthase — MKVIEAPVATPDAKIAIVIARFNNFINDSLLDGAVDALKRIGQVKADNITVVWVPGAYELPLAARALAKAGKHDAIVALGTVIRGGTAHFEYVAGEASSGIAHVAMSSEIPVTFGVLTTENIEQAIERAGTKAGNKGAEAALTALEMINVLKAIKA, encoded by the coding sequence ATGAAAGTTATCGAAGCTCCTGTTGCCACGCCTGATGCAAAGATTGCCATCGTAATTGCGCGTTTTAACAACTTCATTAATGACAGCCTGCTGGACGGCGCGGTGGATGCACTTAAGCGCATCGGCCAGGTGAAAGCAGACAACATCACCGTTGTCTGGGTTCCGGGCGCATACGAACTGCCGCTGGCAGCACGCGCACTGGCGAAAGCCGGTAAGCACGACGCCATTGTCGCGTTGGGCACTGTCATCCGTGGCGGCACCGCACACTTCGAATATGTGGCCGGTGAAGCCAGCTCGGGCATTGCGCACGTCGCCATGTCCAGCGAAATCCCGGTGACCTTCGGCGTGTTGACCACTGAAAATATCGAGCAGGCGATTGAACGCGCCGGCACGAAAGCAGGAAATAAAGGTGCCGAAGCGGCCCTGACTGCACTCGAAATGATCAACGTATTGAAAGCCATCAAAGCCTGA